A single region of the Thermoanaerobaculia bacterium genome encodes:
- a CDS encoding N-acetylmuramoyl-L-alanine amidase, with protein sequence MPGKDRIKQQMIRDLVRDNLDTVRGTLPSGLRRRRRAVNGWLLGGLAATLVVAFSGAIGSTAARFAAPRRHFASEPAPPAAPALSAALPAPQKIDPSLFRLAIRKLVIDPGHGGGDPGAMTRQGLEEKAITLDVAERLRALLKDVPVTVVLTRTDDRSLSLERRVEIANAVNADLFLSIHINSMAVPDRVGIETFYLGGTRDPATARFARDENAGSGYSLADFKTLLEGVYVGVRQDESRRFAETLQAGYFRALREVNDRVQNRGVKTAPLVVLVGTRMPAILAEISCMSNADEARRLGTPAYRSALARALYSGIRRIIEPETSAEGLAASAAAPKGVS encoded by the coding sequence ATGCCGGGAAAAGACCGCATCAAGCAGCAGATGATCCGCGATCTGGTCCGGGACAACCTGGATACCGTCCGCGGCACTCTCCCGTCCGGCCTGCGCCGGCGCCGGCGCGCGGTCAACGGCTGGCTCCTCGGAGGGCTCGCCGCGACGCTCGTCGTCGCCTTCTCGGGGGCGATCGGCAGCACCGCGGCTCGCTTCGCCGCGCCCCGCCGCCATTTTGCGTCGGAACCCGCCCCGCCCGCCGCCCCGGCGCTCTCCGCCGCGCTCCCGGCGCCGCAGAAGATCGATCCGTCGCTCTTCCGCCTCGCGATCCGGAAGCTCGTGATCGACCCCGGCCACGGCGGCGGCGACCCCGGCGCGATGACCCGGCAGGGGCTCGAGGAGAAGGCGATCACGCTGGACGTCGCGGAGCGGCTGCGAGCGCTCCTGAAGGATGTCCCGGTCACGGTCGTGCTCACCCGCACGGACGACCGGTCGCTGTCGCTCGAACGGCGCGTCGAGATCGCCAACGCGGTAAACGCCGATCTCTTCCTCTCGATCCACATCAACTCGATGGCCGTCCCGGACCGTGTGGGGATCGAGACGTTCTACCTCGGCGGCACGCGCGACCCGGCGACCGCGCGGTTCGCCCGCGACGAGAACGCCGGCTCCGGCTACTCGCTCGCCGACTTCAAGACGCTGCTCGAGGGCGTGTACGTCGGCGTGCGCCAGGACGAGTCGCGGCGGTTCGCCGAAACGCTGCAGGCGGGATATTTTCGCGCCCTGCGGGAAGTCAACGACCGGGTCCAGAACCGGGGAGTGAAGACCGCGCCGCTCGTCGTCCTCGTGGGGACGCGGATGCCCGCGATCCTCGCGGAGATTTCCTGCATGTCGAACGCCGACGAGGCGCGCCGCCTCGGGACGCCCGCGTACCGCTCCGCGCTCGCGCGGGCCCTCTATTCCGGGATCCGCCGCATCATCGAACCGGAGACGTCCGCCGAAGGGCTCGCGGCCTCGGCCGCCGCGCCGAAAGGGGTTTCATGA
- a CDS encoding rod shape-determining protein, translating to MTKSKNEVLQVGIDLGTSRSAISSSNGARHVVDSYVGWPVDMVARKVVKKAVLFGKEALDNRPMLDLHRPLERGLIKEGSQKDEEAVRELLGHLISLASAKEGQKVFAVVGVPAEALRVSKQHLRNAVSGLADSLMIVSEPFAVAYGMDSLLHTMIIDIGAGTTDFCVMNGRYPTDEDQRTLTNAGDSVDEHLATLLRNKMPDGRFSIYMVREWKEKGSFVGEPKQPVVVKVPVHGKPTELDITAEMRRACESLLGPISETMLDLVSRVEPEYQDDVRNNIILAGGGSQIPGLAEALEKTLGEMGG from the coding sequence ATGACGAAGTCGAAGAACGAGGTCCTCCAGGTGGGGATCGACCTGGGCACCTCCCGGAGCGCGATCTCCTCCTCCAACGGCGCGCGTCACGTCGTGGACAGCTACGTCGGGTGGCCGGTCGACATGGTGGCCCGGAAGGTCGTCAAGAAAGCGGTCCTCTTCGGAAAGGAAGCGCTCGACAACCGGCCGATGCTCGACCTCCACCGCCCTCTCGAGCGCGGCCTCATCAAGGAAGGCTCGCAGAAGGACGAGGAGGCGGTCCGCGAGCTCCTCGGCCACCTCATCTCGCTCGCCAGCGCGAAGGAGGGGCAGAAGGTGTTCGCGGTCGTCGGCGTTCCGGCCGAAGCGCTGCGCGTGTCGAAGCAGCACCTGCGCAACGCCGTCTCCGGGCTCGCCGACTCGCTCATGATCGTCTCCGAGCCGTTCGCGGTCGCCTACGGAATGGACTCGCTCCTGCACACGATGATCATCGACATCGGCGCCGGCACGACCGACTTCTGCGTGATGAACGGGCGTTACCCGACCGACGAGGACCAGCGGACGCTCACGAACGCGGGAGACTCGGTCGACGAGCACCTCGCCACCCTGCTGCGCAACAAGATGCCCGACGGCCGGTTTTCGATCTACATGGTCCGCGAGTGGAAGGAGAAGGGGAGCTTCGTCGGCGAGCCGAAGCAGCCGGTCGTCGTCAAGGTGCCGGTCCACGGGAAGCCGACCGAGCTCGACATCACCGCCGAGATGCGCCGCGCCTGCGAGAGCCTGCTCGGCCCGATCTCCGAGACGATGCTCGACCTCGTCTCGCGCGTCGAGCCCGAATACCAGGACGACGTCCGGAACAACATCATCCTCGCCGGAGGGGGATCGCAGATCCCCGGCCTGGCCGAGGCGCTCGAGAAGACGCTCGGCGAGATGGGGGGCG
- a CDS encoding aldolase/citrate lyase family protein gives MNDRQTNLRARIRSGETLLGCFLTWPVPGAVELFGLAGFDFVVIDVEHGFHDIESVENLVRAADVAGIAAIARPPRFDSDVANRALDAGAAGILAPRVGSAADAKTTVENVKFAPEGRRGLGGVRANRYGTQPLAEFVKESNEKTVVAVQIETSGALLDLDGIAALPGVDALFVGPNDLTQALGIPGKVDDPRYAEAVARVAKAASDNGKAAGIMLGRREQIPALVETGYRFFTTSDRTLLLESARAWRGAL, from the coding sequence ATGAACGACCGCCAGACCAACCTCCGCGCTCGCATCCGCTCGGGCGAAACGCTCCTCGGCTGTTTCCTGACGTGGCCGGTGCCCGGCGCGGTCGAACTTTTCGGCCTCGCCGGATTCGATTTCGTCGTGATCGACGTCGAGCACGGCTTCCACGACATCGAATCGGTGGAGAACCTCGTCCGTGCCGCGGACGTTGCCGGGATCGCCGCGATCGCGCGTCCCCCGCGTTTCGACTCGGACGTGGCGAACCGGGCTCTGGACGCCGGCGCGGCGGGCATACTGGCGCCCCGCGTCGGAAGCGCAGCGGACGCGAAGACGACCGTCGAGAACGTCAAGTTCGCTCCGGAAGGCCGCCGCGGCCTCGGCGGGGTGCGCGCGAACCGCTACGGCACGCAGCCGCTCGCGGAATTCGTCAAGGAGTCGAACGAGAAGACGGTCGTCGCCGTCCAGATCGAGACATCTGGAGCGCTTCTCGATCTGGATGGCATCGCCGCGCTTCCCGGCGTCGACGCCCTCTTCGTCGGGCCGAACGATCTGACCCAGGCTCTCGGCATCCCGGGCAAGGTCGACGACCCGCGCTACGCCGAGGCCGTTGCCCGCGTCGCGAAGGCAGCCTCAGACAACGGGAAAGCGGCGGGCATCATGCTCGGCCGGCGGGAGCAGATTCCCGCGCTCGTCGAGACGGGCTACCGCTTCTTCACGACGAGCGACCGCACGCTGCTGCTGGAATCGGCGCGCGCCTGGCGCGGAGCGCTGTAA
- a CDS encoding magnesium chelatase: MRPQTLGELKDSGYRARSVKDELRENLIASLRRGEDPFPGIFGYRHTVLPMLHNAILARHDIILLGLRGQAKTRLLRSLVNLLDEYLPAIAGSEVNENPFEPITAFGRRIVTERGDETPIVWIPRSERYREKLATPDVTIADLIGDIDPIKAATQKRTYSDEEIIHYGIIPRTNRGIFAINELPDLQPRIQVGLLNILEERDLQIRGFPVRIPLDILLVFSANPEDYTNRGNIITPLKDRISSQILTHYPDEVKTARAITEQEAWTERSGEVGLEVPEYFKELVEKIAFAARQSEFVDQSSGVSARMPISALEILYSNLERRGILKGEKRVFPRLCDLLACLPAITGKVEVVYEGEQQGTEVIAKKLIAGPIADLFKEKFPPVDSGRRTERARTPPPEDSDEPAPRARSRFPAEEPDKLNPVYREIVDWFAAGNRIDISDESSFSEHFQALESIPGLRRVAEEHFKPSSREETALAMELVLEGLTQHLKIAREDLDSKVSYKEMLKFNLVRQRTPVS, from the coding sequence GTGAGACCTCAGACTCTCGGGGAACTGAAGGACAGCGGCTACCGCGCCCGAAGCGTCAAGGACGAGCTGCGCGAGAATTTGATCGCCAGCCTGCGCCGGGGCGAGGACCCCTTCCCGGGGATCTTCGGCTACCGGCACACCGTCCTCCCGATGCTCCACAACGCGATCCTCGCTCGCCACGACATCATCCTGCTGGGGCTCCGCGGCCAGGCCAAGACGCGGCTCCTCCGCTCCCTCGTCAACCTCCTCGACGAGTACCTCCCGGCGATCGCGGGGAGCGAGGTCAACGAGAACCCGTTCGAGCCGATCACGGCCTTCGGACGCCGGATCGTGACGGAGCGCGGCGACGAGACGCCGATCGTCTGGATCCCGCGAAGCGAGCGCTATCGGGAGAAGCTCGCGACTCCGGACGTGACGATCGCGGATCTCATCGGCGACATCGACCCGATCAAGGCCGCGACTCAGAAGCGCACCTATTCGGACGAGGAGATCATCCATTACGGGATCATCCCCCGCACGAATCGCGGGATCTTCGCGATCAACGAGCTCCCCGACCTCCAGCCCCGGATCCAGGTGGGGCTCCTCAACATCCTCGAGGAGCGCGATCTGCAGATCCGCGGCTTCCCGGTGCGGATCCCGCTCGACATCCTCCTCGTCTTCTCGGCCAACCCCGAGGACTACACGAACCGCGGGAACATCATCACCCCGCTCAAGGACCGGATCTCGTCCCAGATCCTGACCCACTACCCGGACGAGGTGAAGACCGCCCGCGCGATCACCGAGCAGGAAGCGTGGACGGAGCGGTCGGGCGAGGTCGGCCTCGAGGTGCCCGAGTACTTCAAGGAGCTCGTCGAGAAGATCGCCTTCGCGGCGCGCCAGTCGGAGTTCGTGGACCAGTCCTCGGGCGTCTCCGCGCGCATGCCGATCTCGGCGCTCGAGATCCTCTATTCGAACCTCGAAAGGCGCGGGATCCTGAAGGGGGAAAAGCGCGTGTTCCCGCGGCTCTGCGACCTGCTCGCCTGCCTGCCCGCCATCACCGGCAAGGTGGAGGTCGTCTACGAGGGAGAGCAGCAGGGGACGGAGGTGATCGCCAAGAAGCTGATCGCCGGGCCGATCGCCGACCTCTTCAAGGAGAAGTTCCCCCCCGTCGACTCCGGGCGCCGCACGGAACGCGCGCGCACGCCCCCTCCCGAGGATTCGGACGAGCCGGCGCCGCGGGCGCGCTCCCGCTTCCCGGCCGAGGAGCCCGACAAGTTGAATCCCGTCTACCGCGAGATCGTCGACTGGTTCGCGGCGGGCAACCGCATCGACATCTCCGACGAGTCGTCGTTTTCCGAGCACTTCCAGGCGCTCGAGTCGATCCCCGGCCTGCGCCGCGTCGCCGAGGAGCACTTCAAACCCTCCTCGCGCGAGGAGACCGCGCTCGCGATGGAGCTCGTGCTCGAAGGGTTGACGCAGCATCTCAAGATCGCGCGCGAGGACCTCGACTCGAAGGTCTCCTATAAAGAAATGTTGAAGTTCAACCTGGTCAGGCAGCGAACACCCGTCTCATAA